The nucleotide window GAAAATTACTTTATTCGAAGAGAATTTATAGTTTTTAGAACAGATAAAGCTTCATTTATAAATTTGCCTAATCACAATAAACATATTGGTTTTTGGTTAAGTAATAGATTTATTTATTTTAGTGAAAAACATTCTGATCAAGTTGCTATTGGTTTGATTTATGATAATTCTTACCCTATTGTAAAATATAATGAAAATTTAAAACGTCATGTGTGAAAATATTTAACCGGGACAGAATTAATTAATTTATATAATCAATATAAACAAAATTATTTTACACAAATGAAAAAAGCATTATTCCCTGGTGAACCCCAAAAAGTAAAAACAACTAAAAATAATTTAACAAATTGAACTGTTGAAAAAGAGCAAGAATTAATTAATGATTTGAAAGATTTAAATTAAATGAGTTTATATGATTATTGAGTTCAATTTGTAAGTTATATTATTGGTTCAAATGCTCCTGAATTTTTGTATGTTCTCTCGTTTGTATTATTTATAGTTTTATTTTTTGGTATGTTTTTTAAAATCATTCAAAAAATGTGAAGCTTTTAAATTATGGCAAAAGATTGAGAAAAATTAAAAGAGTTTTTTATTCATGTATTTTTATTTATTGATAAATCTAACGTTGAAAGTATTACAACTTGGAATTTAACTCAAAATGAATATTTAACTCTTATGATTGGCATTTGAATTGTTATTTTATTTTTAACTTGGTTCTTGTTGTGAATGGTTTTCAAAATAGTTAGTTGTTTTAAATAATTAAATTTTGTTATTATTATGGTTTTCTCTCCCCACAAATTTTTATATAAATATTGATATTATTCTTTTGATTATTATTATTCCTGCTCTTATTAAAACTGAAATAATGATAAATCAAATAAATGATAGGTTATTAATTTCTATTGTATTGAATAATCATATTATTTTATCTAATATGAATAATTCTTTTCCAAAAGGATTAAAACCTAAAAATAATAATATATAGGGCATTATTGGTGTGAATGTCCGTAGTATTGATAAAAAAATACTAAGTATTTTTATCACTCTCCTTTTTGATTTGTGGGGAGAGAAAACCATAATAATACTAGTTTAATTATAAATAACTATTGGAGGTAAAATGAAAAAGTTTATATTTTTTCTAAAAAATTATTGTTATATTAGCGGTTCAATGCTTTTGTTTAGTTTAGTTGATTTATTATTTTGAATTATTTCTTTAAATTATACTGGTTTAGTATTTTGACTTTTATTTGCTTTGCAGTGTGTTTATTTTGTTTGGTGATTATGAAAAAATATTTTTTATCAATTGAATGCTTTTCGCTTAGTAAATTTTGTTTGAGATAATCCATTATCGGTAATTATTGGTAAATTAGGAACAGGGAAAACATTACTTTTAACTTATTTGTCAGAAACAATGAAATTATTAACAGATAAAATTTATAGTAATTATCCATTAGAAGATGATAAAGTTAAAGTTTTAACATTTAAAAATTTAGATTTTACAGATAGAACAAAACCAGTTCCTCCAGATGATAGTTTAATTTTGTTTGATGAAAGTTTTTTATATATTGACGGAACTAGTCCTCATGATGAAAAAGTAACTCATCGTGGTAAAATTCCTTGAATTGTATTAGCTAGACATTTTGGACACCGTGCTTTATTTACAGCTCAACGCGAAGGTATGCTTTGAAATAATATTCGCCAATTAGCTAGTGGTATTATTATTCCTATTTCGCTTAAAAAACCTATTACTAAAAAAGGAATTAATTTTTTTAATAGATTCTTTATTATGCGAATTGGTATTTTTCAAGATATTACTGATTATGAAATTTGAAAAACAGAATCTGTCAAACGTACAGCGGAAGGTAAACGTGCAAAACATAGATCTGATGTTGGATTAGGAATTCGGTTTTTTAAAATAATTATCCCATTAGAAATCGCCCAAAAGTATGAAAGTAAATGATTATCATTTGTTCGTGAACTAAAAAATGATGATGTTCCTGTTACTAAAGAGTACTATTGAACACAACTTAAAGATTTAACAATAAAAGAACGTTTAGAGTTACTAGATATTGATATTCTTAAAAAGAATTTAAAACCTAAAAAAGAACATAATAATGAATAATTAAATTATTTATTTCAATCACATATTCTTATTAATGCTCATATAATTACATATAAAATTTGAATAATTAAAAGTATTATTTGATGTTTAATTATTATTGCTGCTTTTAAATCCTGGAATTGTATTCCTCAATTTAAAATTTGTAAAATAAAATGTATTAATGTTTCTATTTTATTGTTTTCATTAGGTATTCAATTTATTACTATTGCATTAATAATCCATGCAACAATAATTTCTATTCAAATAATGTCAAATATATGTGTTAATTTTTCCAAAATAAGTTTTCTCCAATCTTACAGAAAGGTTTTTAATATGAAAAATAAATTTAAATTTTTAAAATTAAATTGATGAAAAATAATAATTTATATTTTGATAAATTTACTAGGACTACTTCTATTATACTTTGTAAATATAAATGAATTAAAATTTTTAATAAAAAAATTAGGTTTTATTGGAAATTTAATGTGTGTTGGTTATTTGTTAATATGAAATGTTTTATCTAATTTTTTAATTTATATAATTGAATTTTTAAAAAAAATAAAAAAAGGAAGTGGTAAAGATGATTAATTTATTTGCTGAGAATAATAGTAATTGAGACAAGATTTTTAGTTTTATTTTTGATGTATTTTTGTTTATTTTTGATGTGATTTGAAATACTAAACTGCCAATGACGAATACAACGATTGCTTATTTTATAATCTTTTTTATGGTTATTAAATTATCAATTTATGCAATACATGGTACATCAACACAATATAATGAATTAGGTTCAACTGTTCAAAATAGTACATCAAAATTATATTCTGCAACAGCTCGTGGAGTTTCAGATACTAAACAAGGTATCCAAAAACATGTTAAAGAACGTAAACAATTTAAAATTAATCGTAATAAACAACAATTATCAAGTTTAGCTAAACAAGCAAAAACGAGAGAACAAGCATATAGAAGGATACATAAATAATGATTAGATTAGTTTTATTAGTTGCAGCAATAGCTATTTTTGGGACAGGTTTTATAACAGTTATTATAAATCAACTTACATCAGCAAAAAACATTATTATGGATCTATATAATTCAGATACTTGGTTACTTTCGTTGTTTGGTAAAATGGCAATTTTATTTTCTCATCCATTAATGCTTACGATTTCAAGTTTATATATTCTTGCCTTTATTGTTTCTAAAACATTGTATAGTTAGGAGTTGTATTTATGAAAAAGATAATATCTTTATTTTCAATATTTATTTTAGGTATTTTAAGTTTAGTTATTCCTTTGATTATTTTAACAGCGTTTAAACCTTTAAATCAACAAAGTTATAATGTAAAGCAACAAGCAACAGGTATCAATGAAACAGATTTTATTAATACAATGTTTTTGCGTAGTACTTTTTTTGAGAATTGGTCAGAAACAAACTATTTTATTAATCCGACTTTAAAAACATCGCAATCATTAACTTATAATGATAAATGATATTTAGACTTTTTAAAAGATAGTTATTCTACCGGAATTTCATTTGATAAACCTAGTGATGAGTTTATGGATTTATATAAAAATTGAGATACTTATGCTAAACAATATAACATTGATAAATTTTATGATGTTGATAAAAAACAATTTTTAAAAGAATTAACTAACTTTTCTTATTCTTTTGCAAAATATTTTAATACTGTGGAAGTTATTAATAAATTAGAAAAAAGTGTTGATAATTTGCAAATAGTTAATTTAAAATTTCAAGATTGAGAAAAAATTACTGATAAATATATTCCGAGAGATAACGGATGATATATTGTAATTTATGAATCATTTAATATATGACGAATAGATAAAATTGATAGTACAAAGCAATGAGGTACTGAAGGAGCAATTGGTAAATCATTAGACATTCTTTATCATTGAACAAAAACAAATGAACCTGAAACACCAGCAATAGATTCTAAAACAGGTAAATTTAAATGATATAGTGAATATTGAGAAAGTGTTCGTAATTTTTTATTAAAATATATTGATATTATTATTCAAGAAAATATTCGAGTTCAGCAAGGTGGTAACCCTGATTATGATGATCCAAATTTAGGTAGTCAAAGAATTATTTTTGATTTTGAAATTATTAATAATTTAGATAAAACTAGTACTGGTATAATTTTAACTAAAAAGTCAATTTATCGAATGATTTTAACGATTGATGAACGAAAAAATATTATTGCTGGTAGTTTAGAGTTAACACACCTTAAGCAATATTGGAATGGATATGATTATAATAGTTATCGGTATACTGATGATTTAGGGTTTTTATTTTCTTTTATGAAAGATAAAGAAAATACATTTAATTTTAGTGCTGAAACATATAATTATTATCAAGGTAATACTCCTAATACTGGTAAATATATTTTTGAACAGATGAAAGGACAAATTGATATTAATAAATTTTTAAAAGCATTTTTTGCGCATGCATTGGTGCCAGTATTTCAAAATCGTAGTAACTTTTTAGAAAGTGGCTATATTGATAATTTACAATATGATACGATTTTAATTAACTTTTTTGGTTTAAAGTTAGTTAATTTTAGAGATGTTTTAATTGACGAAAAAAATATTAATAAAACTCAATTTGAAAAGTTATTAAATGGTATGTTTACGGTTTCACAAAACTTTTATAAAGATTATTTACGAACCATTTTTGATTTAGAAAATAATACTTATGTACAAGGATATAACAAAAAATATGGTTTATTAGCGAATAATGGTTTTAAAATTTATCCGCGTTATTTTTATTTTTCTGATAAATATAAACAATTAGATATTAAATTGTATTCAGCGTTTAAAAATCGGTTTTATAATACAAATTATGGTAATGTGTTTAATTATGATTTTTCAGTTTCAAATGATTATAATATTAATCAAAATGAAGGTTATGTTTTTGAAGGTTCCTTAAAAGATAAATATGGTTTAAAATATAAAAAAATTGAAGAACAAAAAATTGGTTATAATGTGTTTGAATTACAAGCGCAAAAAGAAAATGATATGTATCGTTATTATGATTTTAACTTTGGAATTTATAATTGACAAGAAATTAATAATGGTGGATTGTTTCCTGATGGGCAATGATGACAAGCCCAGTATGAAAGTTGTAGTTGATATAATTTAGCGTGTCATATCAGAAATGCAGCAATATGAATTGTTAATAATATTCCTGGTGTAAAACAAGTTAATGAATTAGCAAGTGGAGTTGGTAAAATTTTTCAAACAATTTATAGTTTTTTTAATCAAACATTTGAGGTATGAAAATTTAGTCCGGCTTTGTATAGTACAATAACAAATATATTTTTATTAATTATCTTTATGAAATTTGTTCGATTAATTTAAAAAGGACTTTGCAAGTCCTTTTATCCTTTTCAATTTGTAATTTTACCTGTTTTAGAATCTATTGCTGGTGTTTCAGGTTCATTTGTTTTTGTTCAATGATAAAGAATGTCTAATGATTTACCAATTGCTCCTTCAGTACCTCATTGCTTTGTACTATCAATTTTATCTATTCGTCATATATTAAATGATTCATAAATTACAATATATCATCCGTTATCTCTCGGAATATATTTATCAGTAATTAACTTTCAATTACTATTTTCTGGTGGTAGTTCTGGTTTTGGTTTGGGTTCTGGTTTATTGTTTTCTCCATTTTCATTATTGTTAGGTTTATTACAAGCTGTTAAATTTGCTGACATTCCAACTAGACCACATACTCCTAAAATACTTAGTCATTTTTTCATTTTTAACTTATTCCTTCCTTTATTAAAAATATGTAATAATTATAACAAAAAATTTTAGAAAGGTATTTAATAATGAATTATAAGCATTTCAGTATTGATGAGCGTGTTATATTAAGTAAGTTATTAGTATCAAAACTATTTCAAAAGAAAAATGGTAAACCAAATTTATTTAAAATTGCTAAATATATGGAAAGAAGTGTATCTACAATTTGAAATGAAGTTAAACGTTTTCAAAAGTTAAAAGAATATAATCCTATTAAAGCTCATAAAAAGTATCTTAAAAATCGTAAAAAATCAGTTAAGCATATTAAATTTTCATATCAGCAATTAATGTGATTAGATGAAAAATTTAATAAATTTCATTGGTCGCCTGAGATTATTTGTTATGAATATAATCGTGAATTTGGTATTAAATTTCCCGTATGTTTTAAAACTTTATATAAGTATGTTTTTCTTGGTTTATTTGGTTTAAATAAACATAATTTGTATTTTCATGGTCGAAAAAATAAAAGTAAACAAAATATTGATAATCGTGGTAAATTAACTAGTTTTAGAACTATTGCAGAGTCTAAACATAATAAAAATGAATTTGGTTGATTTGAAATGGATACAATAGTCGGCAAAGATTTGAAATCTGTATGTTTGGTTTTAACTGAACAATTAACTAAATTTGAAATTGTAAAAAAATTAAAAGATAGAACACCAAACGAAGTAATTAGAGTTATTAAAAGTATTTTTAAAACTAATATCTTAAAGAAAATAGTTAAAGGTATTATAACTGATCAAGGTAAAGAGTTTTCAGAATGAAAACAAATTGAAGCTTATATTGGTACTAAAGTTTATTTTTGTGATAAAGGTAAACCTACTCAGAAACCTATTGTGGAACGAATTAACCGGGATTTAAGGCATTGATTTCCTAAAGGAATAGATTTAGATGTTTATTCACAAGAATATTATGATGAAATAGTTAATATAATTAATGAACGCCCACGACAGTGTTTAAGTTGAAATTCAGCTAAAAAATTGTTTGTTAATAAAATTCAAAATTTTATTTAAATTTATTTATTTCTATTTGTATTAATGGATGAAAAATTCGTGGTATAAATTTTGAATTTAAGCAAGCTTGTAAAATTTTTTTTCTATATTTATCATGAATATTTTGACAATAAATACTTTTATAATTGAGGCAATTATTTTCTTTAATTATATGAAAGTTACTTTTACTTCCGTCTAATCTAACATAACAATCTTTATATAATTTTGTATCTGGTCTACCATTAATTTTAATTACAAGCTTTTCATATTCTTTTGGTTTTTGTGTAGTAAGTCTTATTACATGAATATCTTTGTCATCTTTAAAAATTGGTATACAAATTGAAGGATGAGGTGCTCCTGTTTCGGTTGTTATCATATCTGCATTATCAATAAGGAATGAAACTATAATATTATTAATTTCCATTTTTTTTGTATCCTAGTTCTTTATACAATTTAATAATTTCATATGTTTCATCATCTTCATTTTTTGATATGTCTAATGCAAAATCAAAAATTATTGATTTCTTTCCTTCTTGTTGAGCTTTAGTTCATGCTTGTTTTCATGATTTCATTTTTAAGTGAGTATCTTCACTTAATTCTCCAACTTTATTAAAGGAAAAAATTCAATTAACTGCTTCTTTTAATAAAGGTTTTTCAACATCTGAAAAGTAATCTAAATTTATGAATTTTTCAGAATTCAAATCTTTTAAATAAAAAATTTTAGTTTTTGAATTATTATTATTTATATTTATATTTTTGCACATAAAATAATTGAATTTACAATTTGGATTATTATCAATATAGTCCATAAAACTTCCTGGAACTGGTCCATTTTCTAAAGCTATAAAATCAGTTCTAAAAAAATGTTCTCCATATTTTTGCGCCATTTTTCATTCTAAAAATGACATAAATTTTAAAACATAAGTTTTATAAATTGTACGATTAATTTTATTTGCTTCAACTAGTAAAAATAAAATAGACATCTCAATTTTTGTTGCTTGTATTTTAGAAATATCTAAATATTCTGCTAATTTTTTATTTATCATATTATGCTCCTCCAATTTAATATTAATTAATATAATTATACATCGTTTATGTCTTTTTATGTTATTTTAATATATCAATTATAAGCAAATAAGTTATTATTAAATTAATAGATTTGTTGAACTTCATATTACAGTTTACATTATTTTGTCAATTTTATTAAAAAATATGTTAATATAAAAATATAAGATTTTTTTCTACTTGCATTTACAATTTTCAACTTAATAAATTATTTTTTAGTACGGTTAAGTGTGATTAAAATAAAATAAAAATTATAAATATTTTAATTTTTAAAAATTTATAATTGATTTTTTATGATTTTTATTATATTATTTGATTAATAAGATTTGTTGCACTTCATTTTACATAATTCCTTATTTTAAAGAAAAATTAGATATTAAAGAATGACACGATAATTTATATGCTGATGCTGTTCAAATATTGAAAGAAAAATATGCTGATAAACTAATGCAAATAGATTTTATTTATATTCCTTATCAAATGACAGAAATGTTAAATGAAGGTTTACGCAATATTTCTTCACGAAAATTACATGAAGTAACAGCATAAAAATAAGTTTTATTTATAAATAAATAGTTATGAAAATAACTATTTTATTTTATTACTTTTACAAAGGCATTAATTACCTTTTAAAAACCCTTATTTTATTGGTAAAAATACGATATAATTTATATTGTTAAACATATAACAATGAGAGGGATATATTATGAGTCAAAACAAGAAATTATTTTATGTTACAACCCCAATTTATTATCCAAGCGCACAATTACATATTGGGCATGCATATACCACGACATTAGCTGATATTCTTAATCGTTATAAAAAAATGGCGGGCTATGAAACTTTCTTTTTAACAGGTAGCGATGAACATGGTGAAAAAATTGAAAAGAAAGCAAAAACTGCGGGAATAACGCCATATCAATTTACAACAATGATTGTTGATAATTTTAAATTATTATGAAATAAATTAGGAATTGAATATTCAAAGTTTATTCGTACGACTGATAAAGAACATGAAGTTGGAGTCCAAAAGATTTTTAGTAAATTATATAATAATGGGGATATTTACTTAGGAGAGTATGAAGGTTTGTATTGTGTTAGTTGTGAAGAATTTTTAACTGAAGCACAAATTGATAAGATAACAAACCAATGTTTAGTTTGCGGTAATAAGCCACAAAAAGTAAAAGAAGAAACATATTTCTTCAAAGTCTCAAAATATAGTCAATTTTTAATTAATTATTATAATAATCATCCCGGTTTTATTGAGCCAGAAGCAAGAAAAAATGAAATGTTAAATAATTTTATTTTACCGGGCTTAACTGATTTATCTGTTACTAGAACAACTTTTTCTTGGGGAATTAAAACATTAGAAAATGATAAACACATTATTTATGTTTGAATTGATGCTTTATCAAATTATTTAACAGCATTAGGTTATTTGTCAAATGATGATGCATTGTTTAATAAATTTTGAAATAATCCGGATGTTGAAATTTTACAATTATTAGGAAAAGAAATTGCTCGGTTTCACACTATTTATTGGCCAAGTATGTTAGAAAGTTTAGGATTACGGCAACCTAATAAACTTTTATCGCATGGTTGAATTTTATTTAAAGATACTAAAATGAGTAAATCAATTGGAAATGTTGTTGATCCATTATATTTAATTGATAAATATGGCCGTGATACATTACGGTTTTATTTAGGATATGAAATTCCAACTGAAAATGATGGTAAATTTTCTTATGAAATGTTTTTAGAATCATACAATGCTCATTTAGTCAACAATATCGGGAACTTGGTATCACGAGTAAGTAATATGATTAGCAAATATTTTAATGGACAGTTAGTAAAACAACAACAACAATTGGATAATGTATTAATTGAAAGTTGTGTTCAAGCGGTGCAAAATTATCAACAAGCAATGGATGCTTATCAAATTTCAGAAGGATTAAGCATTATTTTAGAACTATGTAATAAGGCGAATAAATATATTGAAGAAAATAAACCTTGGGAATTAGAAAAAAATAAAAATATGGAGCAATTACATGAAACTTTAGCAAGTTTAGCTTATACTATTATTGTTAGCGCCTTTTTATTGCAGCCAGTTTTAGTTGATAATGCCCAAAAGATTGCCGATTATTTTAATGTTAATTTAACTAATTTAACATTTAAAACAATTTTAATGCAAGAAATCATATATAATAAAACGATAGAGAAAAAAGAAAACTTATTTAATCGTTTTAATGTAGAACAAGAATTAAAACAAATTGAAACAGAATTAAATTAATAAAAGTAATAAAGGAGGGAGTTTAATGAGAAAATATGATGTAATTGTAATTGGTGCTGGTCATGCTGGAGTTGAAGCAAGTTTAGCTGCAGCAAGAATGCAGAAGAAAACATTATTAGTTACTTTGCATAAAGATAAAATTGCATTAATGCCATGTAATCCCTCAATTGGTGGTCCAGCGAAAGGGATTGTTGTTCGTGAAATTGACGCCATCGGTGGTGAAATGGCAAAAGCAGCTGATGCAACAGCTTTGCAAATGAAATTATTAAATTCTTCGCGAGGGCCTGCTGTATGAGCTTTACGTGCTCAATCAGATAAAATTCAATATGCAAAATATATGCAAAAAGTAATTGAAAAGCAAGATAATTTAGATTTATATGAAGGAGCAGTTCAATCCTTATTGGTTGATGATAATAATAATTGTTATGGGGTAATGTTAAAAGATCAAACACAATTTTTTGCCAAAAAAGTTATTTTAACAACAGGAACATATATGCAATCTTTAGTGTTACAAGGAATGACAAAAAAAGCAGAAGGACCTGATGGCGATATTACAACAGCAGGGTTATCAACGCAGTTAAAACATTTAGGGTTTGAATTATTTCGCCTAAAAACTGGCACACCAGCACGAGTTCTTAATACTTCAATTGATTATAGCAAAGCACAACCAGAACCAGGAAGTGATTTGCAACTAGCCTTTTCTTATTCAACAAAAACATTTACACCGTTAGAAGAGCAAGAATTATGTTGATTAATTCATTCAACACCAAAAACACATAGTATTGTGCAAAACAATTTAACAGCATCAGCAATGTACTCTGGGAATGTAAAAGGAACGGGACCACGTTATTGTCCAAGTTTTGAGGATAAAATTGTCCGCTTTGCTGATAAACCACGTCATCAAATATTTTTAGAACCAGAATCAAAGAGTTTAAATACAATTTATGTTCAAGGGTTTTCAACTTCAATGCCAATTGATGTACAAGAAAAGATGCTCCGTTCCTTGCCAGGATTCGAAAATGTTGAAGTTTTAAAATGAGCTTATGCAATTGAATATGATGCGGTTGTACCAACACAGTTAAAACATACATTAGAAACAAAAAAAATTAAAAATTTATATACAGCAGGTCAAATCAATGGAACAAGTGGATATGAAGAAGCTGCTTGTCAAGGTTTAATGGCTGGAATTAATGCTGTTTTAAGTATTGATCAAAAAGAACCTTTCATTTTACGTCGTGATCAAGCTTATATTGGAGTATTAATTGATGATTTAATTACAAAAGGAACGGAAGAACCTTATCGTTTATTAACTTCCCGTGCCGAATATCGCTTATTATTGCGGAATGATAATGCTGAAGAACGGTTAAAAAATTATGCTTATCAATTAGGTTTAATTGATCAAAAAAGTTGAACAGAATATCAAAATAATGTGCAAAGTTATAATGAAGTAATGCAATTATTAAAAGAAACTTATTTCACGGCAAAATCACCATTAATTCAAAAGTTAGCTAACTTAGGTGTTGCCAAGATTACAGAACGCATTTCTGGTTATAATTTATTAAAACGACCAAATATTGAGTTAAAATATTTAGAGGAGGAGTTACCACCGTTAAATAATTTAAAATCATTTTTAAAACAAAACTTATTAATTAATATTCGCTTTGAAGGATATATAAAAAAAGAACAAGAAATTGCTTTAAAAACAATTAAGTTGGAAAATAAATTAATTCCGGCTAATTTAAATTATGACTTAGTAGATAACTTAGCACTTGAAGCACGAGAAAAATTTAAAAAGATTCGACCAATTTCAATTGGTCAAGCAAATCGAATTTCAGGAATCAATCCAGCTGATATTCAAATGCTTTTGTTTCATTTAAAAAAAATGGAATTGGATGCAAATAGATAAGAGGGTGAAGTATGAAATTATATAATACTTTGACTCGTAATTTTACAGATTATAGTCAAACAAAAAAAATTAATATTTATGGTTGTGGACCAACTGTCTATAATTACATTCATATTGGTAATGCTCGCGCAATTATTACTGTTGATTTATTAGTTAGTTTTTTACAATTTCAACAAATTGAGGTTAATTATATTCAAAATTATACGGATATTGATGATAAGATTATTGCTAAAGCAGCAGCAGAACATAAAACTGAACAAGAGATTGCAGAATTTTATATTAAAGCTTTTGAAGAAGATGTTTTTAATTTAAATGTTAGAACACCAACTAAGCGAGTACGAGTAACAGACCATGTTAAAGATATTGTTACTTTTATTCAAAAATTAGTTAAAATTAATGCTGCATATGAAGTTAATGGTAGTGTATATTTTGATATTGCAAAATATCAAACACAATATGGACAATTAGCTAATAAAAAAATTTCAGAATTAGAAGCTAATGCTCGAATTGAACATGATGCTAACAAACATAGTCAATATGACTTTGCATTATGAAAGCAAACAACAGAAGGGATTTCTTTCCCCTTTTATGATCAAAAAGGTAAATTATATCAAGGTCGTCCAGGATGACATACGGAATGTGCTGTCTTAATTGATAAATTTTTTCATAAAGAAACAATTGACATTCATGCCGGAGGAATTGATTTAGTTTTTCCTCATCATGAAAATGAACGAATTCAATTTTTCGCAAAAAATAATAAGGAAATTGCAAAAATTTGAATGCATAATGGGCATTTAAATGTTGCTGATAAAAAAATGAGTAAATCTTTAAATAATACTATTTTAGTTCGTGATTTTATTAAATTATATGGGGCAAATACATTACGTTACTTATTATATGCAACTAATTATACACAACCATTAAATGTAACAGAAACTTTAATTATTAGTGCGCAAGGTGAAACAGAAAAGATTTTTAAAGTGTTAAAAGCAATAAATTTATATTTAGCTGAATATGATTTAAATTATAATTTAACACAACATGGTCACAATGTTAAGGAAGTCCTTGCTGAGTTAGCAAATAATTTGAATAGCCCGAATGTTTTAACTATTATTAGTAAAATGACTAAAATTATTAATACTCAATTACGTGACAAAAAACTTAATTTACAACTTGCTAGTGATTTTTATAATATTATTTTTAATATTATGAATTTTAATTTTAAATTACCAGTAATTAGTAGTGAAATTCGTAAATATTTATTAGAATGAATTAAGTCAAAAAATAATAAGGATTTTGTCAAAGCAGATGAACTTCGTAAGGTTTTAGTAGAAAAAGATATTTTGTAACATAATGAAACAAAAAGAAACTAATGTTATTGGCGCTGGGTTAGCAGGCTGTGAAATTGCTTACCAGTTAGCAAAACGTGGGTTAAAAGTAAAATTATATGAAGCAAAAACATTATTTAAAAATCCAGTTCAAAAATTAGATACATTTGCAGAATTAGTTTGTTCTAATTCTTTTCGTAGTGTTTCGAAAGAAAATGCAATTGGTATTTTAAAAGAAGAGTTAAAATTATTAGATTCTTTAATTTTAAAAACAGCTTATGATGTCCAAGTTCCTGCTGATGATGCGCTTAGTGTTGACCGCGAGTTATTTTCACAAAAAGTTACAGCAACTTTAATAAATCATCCTAATATTAATATTATTTATGATGAATTTATT belongs to Spiroplasma melliferum and includes:
- a CDS encoding transposase of IS30 family protein gives rise to the protein MNYKHFSIDERVILSKLLVSKLFQKKNGKPNLFKIAKYMERSVSTIWNEVKRFQKLKEYNPIKAHKKYLKNRKKSVKHIKFSYQQLMWLDEKFNKFHWSPEIICYEYNREFGIKFPVCFKTLYKYVFLGLFGLNKHNLYFHGRKNKSKQNIDNRGKLTSFRTIAESKHNKNEFGWFEMDTIVGKDLKSVCLVLTEQLTKFEIVKKLKDRTPNEVIRVIKSIFKTNILKKIVKGIITDQGKEFSEWKQIEAYIGTKVYFCDKGKPTQKPIVERINRDLRHWFPKGIDLDVYSQEYYDEIVNIINERPRQCLSWNSAKKLFVNKIQNFI
- a CDS encoding methionyl-tRNA synthetase, which encodes MSQNKKLFYVTTPIYYPSAQLHIGHAYTTTLADILNRYKKMAGYETFFLTGSDEHGEKIEKKAKTAGITPYQFTTMIVDNFKLLWNKLGIEYSKFIRTTDKEHEVGVQKIFSKLYNNGDIYLGEYEGLYCVSCEEFLTEAQIDKITNQCLVCGNKPQKVKEETYFFKVSKYSQFLINYYNNHPGFIEPEARKNEMLNNFILPGLTDLSVTRTTFSWGIKTLENDKHIIYVWIDALSNYLTALGYLSNDDALFNKFWNNPDVEILQLLGKEIARFHTIYWPSMLESLGLRQPNKLLSHGWILFKDTKMSKSIGNVVDPLYLIDKYGRDTLRFYLGYEIPTENDGKFSYEMFLESYNAHLVNNIGNLVSRVSNMISKYFNGQLVKQQQQLDNVLIESCVQAVQNYQQAMDAYQISEGLSIILELCNKANKYIEENKPWELEKNKNMEQLHETLASLAYTIIVSAFLLQPVLVDNAQKIADYFNVNLTNLTFKTILMQEIIYNKTIEKKENLFNRFNVEQELKQIETELN
- a CDS encoding tRNA uridine 5-carboxymethylaminomethyl modification protein GidA → MRKYDVIVIGAGHAGVEASLAAARMQKKTLLVTLHKDKIALMPCNPSIGGPAKGIVVREIDAIGGEMAKAADATALQMKLLNSSRGPAVWALRAQSDKIQYAKYMQKVIEKQDNLDLYEGAVQSLLVDDNNNCYGVMLKDQTQFFAKKVILTTGTYMQSLVLQGMTKKAEGPDGDITTAGLSTQLKHLGFELFRLKTGTPARVLNTSIDYSKAQPEPGSDLQLAFSYSTKTFTPLEEQELCWLIHSTPKTHSIVQNNLTASAMYSGNVKGTGPRYCPSFEDKIVRFADKPRHQIFLEPESKSLNTIYVQGFSTSMPIDVQEKMLRSLPGFENVEVLKWAYAIEYDAVVPTQLKHTLETKKIKNLYTAGQINGTSGYEEAACQGLMAGINAVLSIDQKEPFILRRDQAYIGVLIDDLITKGTEEPYRLLTSRAEYRLLLRNDNAEERLKNYAYQLGLIDQKSWTEYQNNVQSYNEVMQLLKETYFTAKSPLIQKLANLGVAKITERISGYNLLKRPNIELKYLEEELPPLNNLKSFLKQNLLINIRFEGYIKKEQEIALKTIKLENKLIPANLNYDLVDNLALEAREKFKKIRPISIGQANRISGINPADIQMLLFHLKKMELDANR
- a CDS encoding cysteinyl-tRNA synthetase, whose translation is MKLYNTLTRNFTDYSQTKKINIYGCGPTVYNYIHIGNARAIITVDLLVSFLQFQQIEVNYIQNYTDIDDKIIAKAAAEHKTEQEIAEFYIKAFEEDVFNLNVRTPTKRVRVTDHVKDIVTFIQKLVKINAAYEVNGSVYFDIAKYQTQYGQLANKKISELEANARIEHDANKHSQYDFALWKQTTEGISFPFYDQKGKLYQGRPGWHTECAVLIDKFFHKETIDIHAGGIDLVFPHHENERIQFFAKNNKEIAKIWMHNGHLNVADKKMSKSLNNTILVRDFIKLYGANTLRYLLYATNYTQPLNVTETLIISAQGETEKIFKVLKAINLYLAEYDLNYNLTQHGHNVKEVLAELANNLNSPNVLTIISKMTKIINTQLRDKKLNLQLASDFYNIIFNIMNFNFKLPVISSEIRKYLLEWIKSKNNKDFVKADELRKVLVEKDIL